In Columba livia isolate bColLiv1 breed racing homer chromosome 8, bColLiv1.pat.W.v2, whole genome shotgun sequence, a single genomic region encodes these proteins:
- the MMACHC gene encoding cyanocobalamin reductase / alkylcobalamin dealkylase: MERRVAERVRGALGPLGFEAHAFKVGWYNAVLQPAFHLPYPDDTLAFVVLSTPSMFDKALKPFVNKEWLEIIRDPVDQCVSHHLSRMKEKFPDQSIDIIYDYEILPSRKPKFLAQTAAHVAGAAYYYQRKDVKLDPWGKKKIYGVCIHPKYGGWFAIRGLLLFPDIQVPFLEQSAPVDCVNTEEKRIELLEQFNFHWRDGRYRDIIEVKEKYSEEQKTYFATPPAERFRLLGLTQEAQRSTLH; encoded by the exons ATGGAGCGGCGCGTGGCGGAGCGGGTGCGCGGGGCCCTGGGTCCCCTCGGCTTCGAGGCGCACGCCTTCAAG GTGGGATGGTACAATGCTGTTCTCCAGCCAGCCTTTCACCTCCCCTACCCAGATGACACACTGGCCTTTGTGGTCCTCAGCACGCCTTCAATGTTTGACAAAGCCCTTAAACCTTTTGTGAACAAAGAATGGTTGGAAATAATCAGGGATCCTGTGGATCAGTGTGTTTCTCATCATTTATCACGCATGAAGGAG aAATTCCCTGACCAGAGCATAGACATAATCTATGATTACGAGATCTTGCCAAGCCGAAAGCCCAAGTTCTTGGCGCAGACAGCTGCCCATGTTGCTGGAGCTGCGTATTACTACCAAAGGAAAGATGTGAAGCTTGATCCTTGGGGGAAAAAG aagaTCTACGGTGTATGTATCCATCCCAAGTATGGCGGCTGGTTTGCTATCCGGGGTCTGCTCCTGTTCCCAGATATTCAGGTACCATTCCTGGAACAGTCTGCCCCCGTTGACTGTGtgaacacagaggaaaaaagaattgaGTTGCTGGAGCAGTTCAATTTCCACTGGCGGGACGGCCGCTACAGGGACATAATTGAAGTGAAGGAAAAGTATTCAGAGGAGCAAAAAACCTACTTTGCCACTCCTCCAGCAGAGAGATTCAGACTGCTGGGGCTGA